CGGTCGTCGCACGCATGATCACGAGTCCGTCGACCTCGACGATTCGCGTCTCGACGATCACCACGTCGTACGGGTTAGTACAGAGGAGGATCCAGAACACGACCGGAACGACGAAGACGCCGACGACGACGTGGCGGCGAAGCCACCGGGTTCGATCGGTATACGCGAGCGCGAACAGGAGCAACAGCGGCCCGACGGACGAACTGCCGAGATAGAGCAGTCGGTACGCGTGAAACTGTACTGCCGGATCAGTGCTCAACAGTTTGATCGCCGAGAACCCGGTCCAGATTGCGATCGCGACGTTCATCGCAGCGAACACGTAGAGCGTCGGTGCGCGTTCGTGCCGACGACTGTAGCCGATCGCGTGGGCGGCGAGCAAGAGCGAAATCGCCGTTACAAACAGTATCGGGTAGGCGTAGATCGTGTGTTGCCAGGCCATGCTGGATCCCGTCGAAGCCGGTCCGATCGACTCTGTGTCGAGTTTCGGTTATACAGTAATGAATGTACTTAAAACAGACATATGATTGTCATACGCTCACTCGAAGGGGGGCGGTCTCGAGCGATTCAGTCCCACTCCTTCGGTGGACGTGCGGTCGGGCTCGAAACTGAACGCCAGACTGAGACGTTCCGGTGGCGTTCCCCGTAGCCGACGAACGGTGGATCGAGGTGTCGGATCGAGTCAGGCGCCGTGGACTCGATCGAGCGTCACTGAGACGATCGTTCCGCTCGGGTAGTTGTCGTCGATCTCGAGCGTTCCTTCGAACGCCTCGATCAGCGTCGTCACCAGATACAGGCCGACTCCCATTCCCGATCGATCGTCGAAGCGAGCGTCGGGGTCAACGAGGAGTTGTTTTTGGGCGTCAGAGATGCCCACGCCGTCGTCTGCGATCTCCACCGTCGATCGTTCGCTCGTCGCCTCGACGCTCACCGTCACCGCTGGCGTAGATCGATCTGAGTGGTCGACGGTGTTCGTGAGGAGGTGGTCGAACACCGAGCCGAGCATCGGCGAGGCGTAGACGATCACTGGATCGTCACCGGAATCGTGTCGGTCGACGGTGAGCTCGACGTCGTGTTCCCGCCGGAGTCGGGTTACCGCCGCATCGAGACTGGCGTAGAGATCACACGGCTCGCGGTCGACGTCGTCGGTCGAAAGCACGTCCATCACCTCCGCCGCCGTGTCCGTGAGTTCGACGACGTGTTGGGCCGCCTCCAGGACCATCTCGACCGTCGCCTCGTCGTCCGGGTCAACCCGATCTCGGAGCTGATCGCCGAGTCCGACGATCATGCTCACGTCGTTGCGAATGTCCTGTCTCACGATTCGGTTCAGCAGTGCGAGCCGGTGGTTTCGATCGACGAGTTCACGCTGGTTGCGTGCGCGCTCGATGGCGTACCGGAGCGTTCGCAAGAGCAGTTCGCTCGTGGCGGTCCCCTTGGCGAGATAATCCTGTGCGCCACGCTGGATCGCCTCGACGCCGACGTCGGTCTCGTTCTGTCCGGTCAACACGACGATCGGGACGCCCGGTGCGTGTTCGACCATCCGATCGATCGTCTCGAGTCCCTGACTGTCCGGCAACATGAGGTCGAGGAGGACGACGTCCGGCGGGTTCGTGCGGACCCGTTCAAGGGAGTCAGTGAGCCGGTCGACGTGATCGATTTCGGTGATCTCGATCGGTCCCGTCCCCCCGTCGACGTTGCGGGCGAGCCGGTGCTCGTGAATCAGTCGTTCGACGTACCGTGCGTCGTCGTGGTTGTCCTCGACGAGCAGCAGTTCCACGTCGGTTCCTTCGGTAGTCATTACTCGCTCACCTCGACCCGTGGGACGACGACCAACCGACTCGATCCAGTCGAGGTACCCCCTCCGAGCGTACCCGTGGACTGAGCGTCGCTGAACTGTGTGAACATGAGAGCATCTCGGATAGTGTTGCCTGTATGTGTGCTCAACAGTTATATGGTTCCACCGGAAACGAGCGCCATGATCAGCCACAATACCGACGTATCAAAAGGACAACGTGTTGCGCTCAGCGTCTTTTCTCTGCTCTCGAAGAAGTGGCACCCCGTCGTCGTTGCCGTTCTCACCCGCCACGGGCCGATGGGATTCAACGAACTCCTCGAAGCGATCCCGGACGTCTCCGGCAAGGTACTTTCGGGAACGCTCGAGGCGCTTTCCGACGCCGGGCTGGTCAAACGAACCGTCGTGAGCGACTCACCACTCCGGGTCGAGTACCAGCTCACGGAAGCTGGTCGCGACATGGAGCCGATCTTCGAAGCGCTCGCCGTCTGGGGAACCCGCCACCTCGAATCGACGACCCCGACCGTTCTGCTCGCCGACGCCGATCGGCGAATCACCGGGATGTACAGCGAGTGGCTGACCGATCGGTACACGGTTTCCCGAGTACACGACGGCGACGAACTCGAGGACTCCCTCGACGACGCCGTCGACGTCGTGCTCTTCGACGAGGGGCTCCCCGGCGTCGATCCCTACGAACTCTCCGAAATCGTCGGCTCAGAGTATCGGACGATCGCGCTCGTCGGCGACCGCCCTGGCGTCGACCTGCTCGAGCTCGACTGCGACGACGTCCTCCGGAAACCGACCGTCCGCGAGTCGATCCTCGAAGCGATCGACGAACAACTGAATCGCCAGGGTGAACCCGCCGAGAAACGCGAACGCACAGCCCTTGCAGAACGGCTAGCACTCCTCGAGTCGATTTACCCGACCGAGCGCCTCGAGTCAGACGAGGCGTACGTCGAAGCACGGCGTCAGCTCGAGGAACTCGAGGTCTGAGCTCGGCAACCGTCGATCCCGGCCCCCGACAAATTGGTGCTGTGAGAACGGAACGTCCGGCCCGGGCGAGAGACGTGGCGTGAAAAGATCGTAGACAGCGTTCTTGAGGCTACGTCGTGGCCGAGAGTTCAGCGGCGATTGCTCAGCAGCCGTCGACTGGATCACCGCTGCGCCAGGCGTCGATGGCATCCCGGAGCAAGTTAGTGTCGATCTCACCGCCTCGCCAGGCGTCGATGGCGTCCCGAAGGCCGTTCGTGCTGACGGTGCCGTCGGCCTCGGTGTAGGCACACAGCGGATTGTCCTGGACGGTCAGGGTCGCCCCCTCGAGCGTCTCGAGGTCGTAGTCCGCGCCGTTCGTATCGGTGACGGTGGCATCGTCGACGGTGAGGTCGGTCGTCCCGCTGGCGTTGGCGGTCTCGAGGACGAGTTCGGCGACGACCACGCCGAAGTCCGGGTCGTGATCCTCGGCGAGGTCGACGTCGAGGCTCACCGAGGAGCCGTCGGCGGCGATCTCGCTGTCGTCGGTTGCTGCGGCGTTGATTAGCTCGTAGTCGACGAACTCGGCGACGTCGATGGGATCGAGATCGATCTCGACGTCGAAGGCGCTGACGCCCTCGTCTGGCGCGATCACGACGACCTCGAGCGTGGCCTCGTCGTCGGTCGTGGCCGTGGCGTCGGCCGGCCGGAGTTCGAGGCTCGTCTCCTCCGGTATTGCACCTGTGATCGTCCCGCTCGGAAGGGACTGCTCCTGGTCGCCGACCTCGATCGTGCCGGTGAGATCGAACGTCGACCCGGCGTCGGCATCCGTTGGCAGCGTCACCTCGTAGGTAACCGAGTACGTTTCTGCATCCTCGTTCCAGACGGCGATGAGTTCGTCGTTGTCAGGGCCGGCGTCGGTGTTCCCACCACCGGGCGAGAAGTCGAGCACTTCGACGTCGGCAAACGCCGGCGAGAACTGCTCGTCGATACGGACGAGTTCCATCTCGCCGAGTTCGTCCTCGGTTTCGACGGCGACCTCGACGGTGGTACTCTCGCCGAAGGCGACTTCCGTCTCTTGAACTACTCGGCTCATATGGCCAATTGAAAGGGTAACAGTGTCAGACATCACAATCAACTCCGTCGTTGTTCTCGAATTCGTTTACTGCACAGACGTCGCCGTTGATTTCTTCGTTTCCGCCAACGGCAACGCCTGCTGCGCCGCTTTCACGGATGGTACAGTCCCTGAGGTCGAGCGCACCGTCGTGAGTGGCGCCAGTCGCGACGTCGACGTTACCCTCGAGGTCCCGACCGCCGTACTCGATTGTCGCGTGGTGGATCTGGTTCAGCATGCTCGTGGAACGAACGTTAATTCCGTCCCACCAGCCCCGTATTCCCGCGTCCCGACCGGCCTCAGTGGCAGTGAACGTGATCGGGTCGTCTTCGGTGCCGACGAACCTGATGTCGGTCTCGGCGTTGTCGTCGCCGATCCGTAGCCTCGCCTCTTGCTCGAATTCGACGTCGGTCCCCGGTGCAATTTCGAACTCGCCGTTCATCTCGAACGACGACGTCCCTCCGTCGAGTCGGTAAGGGACGCCCAGATCCGCCCAGTAAACGTCGCCGTCGGTTTCCCGGGTCTTCCCCTCGACCAGCACGGTATCGTCGTCGTTGCCGGTGAAATCCGACGACCAATCCAGCGTGTGGACGTTGTCCGACCGTGCCTTGACCGGTCCGGACGTGTTGGCGGTGTACGTGTTCGCTCTGGATTCGTCCCGTAGCTCGGCGTCCCGACCGAGCACGAGGCCGTGTCCGTCGCTTTCGCGTAACGTACAGCCCGTGAGTTCGAGTTCACCGGAGCCACCGGCCGATCCGGTCCGGGTCGCAACTCTAACGTTCGCGCTGTCTTCGTCGGTCGCGCCACCGTACTCGACGATCACGTGCTCCAGCACGTTGTCGGCCGCGGTGGTCTGGATGTAGAGGCCGTTCCACCAGCCGCGCGTCTCCTCGGTGCCAGTGAACGTTATCTCCTCTACCTGTTCGTCTCGGCCGTCTCCACCATCGATGACACCCCGCATGATCACCGCGGACTCCTCCTGGAACTCGAGCATCGAGTCCTGCGTGAACTCGAAGTACGCGCCGGGGTCGACGGTCAGTTCGACGTCGTGGATCTCTGTGTGGCCGTCCATTCGGTACGGTACCTCGATAGCGTCCCAGCTGATTGCGTCCTCTTCGGTGCGACTATCGCTAATGTCTTCGCCGTCCCGCGCCTCCACGAACACGTACTCGTCGCCGTTGCCCGTGTAGCTCGAAGTGTCAGAGAGCATGTGTATCCGGCTCGAGCGCGTCCAGACTGGGCTGTCGTCGTTATCGGTGTAGGTATTCTCGCCCGATCCGTCGAACAGTGTGGCGTTCCGACCGAGGACGAGTCCGTGGCCTGCGCTCTCCCGGATCGTGCAGTTCGAGAGCTCGAGTTCGGCGTCGTCGGCGGCAGCCCCGGTCTTGGTCGCGATTTCGAGGCCGCCGTCGAGGTCGTTGCCGGCGTACTCGATGACGGCGTGGGACAGGACGTTGTTCAGGTCGACGGTCTGGACGTAGATCCCGTCCCACCAGCCGCGCGTCTCCTCGGTGCCGGTGAACAGGATTGGATCCTCCTCGGTACCCTCGACGCGCATGCCGCAGCCTTCCTCGAACTCGAGTTGTGAACTCGAACGTCGCGCCGGGATCGATCGTTACCGTCACGTCTTCGACGGACGTCTTGCCGTCCATCCGGTAGGGAACGTCGATGGCCGACCACGTGATCGAGTCCTCACCCATCCCATCGTCGAGACTCGTGGCGTAGACGCGTGCGAACTCCTCGTCGTTGTTCTGGAAGGAGGAATCTGCCGACAACATGTGGATCTGCGTCGATCGCGTGCGGACCGGCCCTTCGGCGTTGTATTCGTACGTGCTCCCGCCGCTGTCTCCTCTCAGTTCGGCACCCGAACCCATCCACATACCGTGGCCTCCACTCCGTCGCAACGTACAGTTCGAAAGCGTGACCGAACTTGGTTCGCCGTACGACCCACCCTTGCTCGAGAGGTCGAGATTACTCCGGAGCGGATAATTTCGAATAGTGGACGTCCCTTCGCCACCACCGTACTCGATCGTCGTGTGTTCGATTGAGTTCTCGAGGTCGTCGGTGTTCATATAGACGCCATCCCACCAGCCACGATAGGCCCTCGTGGACGTGAGCAGGACCGGTTCGCTTTCCGTTCCCTCGATAAGGCAGGTGCTTCCCTCGTTGAAATCGAGACGCGTACCCTGTTCGAACTCGATTCTGACGTTCGGTTTGATCGTCAGCGTCGCCTCTACGTGGATAGTACTGGTAACCTTGTAGACGACGGGGTCGTCACCGGTTGCCTCAGGCGGATGTGCCTCCCACGTCGTATCCTCCGTGACGTCGTCCGATAGTTCGATGACCTCTTTGTCTACGACGCGGGTTCCTTCGTTCCACGCGTCGATGACGTCATCGAGTTCTGCAGTAGTGATGTCGCCGTCGCTCCAATCGTCGAAGGCATCGTCTAACCCGTCGGTCATGACACGACCGACACGGTTCGCATAGTCGGCGACGTGATCGTCGCTTTGGGCTGCTACCGCTTTCTGTACGTCGCCGTTTCTGGCGCTTGTGCTCCCGACACCCGCCAGTGTTCCGACACCAGTCGCTGCGAGTGCCCCGAGAACCGTTCGCCGTTGTAACGTTCGTCTATCGTTCATCGTTAGTGTTCGTTCGTAAGGTTGTCATCCAGACCGATTTCGCGTTCGCTGCCCCTGGACAGGGAGTACGATACCAATATCTGACACGGCTGTGCACCTCGAGCAGGGGCACCGTTTACTTATCGCCCCATTGAAGAGTTTATCCGATCGAATTATGATGTATATCATGTGATGTATGGGTAACCTACTAGCTTACTCTAAACTCACCTATGAGGAA
This portion of the Natronobeatus ordinarius genome encodes:
- a CDS encoding hybrid sensor histidine kinase/response regulator, which encodes MTTEGTDVELLLVEDNHDDARYVERLIHEHRLARNVDGGTGPIEITEIDHVDRLTDSLERVRTNPPDVVLLDLMLPDSQGLETIDRMVEHAPGVPIVVLTGQNETDVGVEAIQRGAQDYLAKGTATSELLLRTLRYAIERARNQRELVDRNHRLALLNRIVRQDIRNDVSMIVGLGDQLRDRVDPDDEATVEMVLEAAQHVVELTDTAAEVMDVLSTDDVDREPCDLYASLDAAVTRLRREHDVELTVDRHDSGDDPVIVYASPMLGSVFDHLLTNTVDHSDRSTPAVTVSVEATSERSTVEIADDGVGISDAQKQLLVDPDARFDDRSGMGVGLYLVTTLIEAFEGTLEIDDNYPSGTIVSVTLDRVHGA
- a CDS encoding winged helix-turn-helix transcriptional regulator, which gives rise to MISHNTDVSKGQRVALSVFSLLSKKWHPVVVAVLTRHGPMGFNELLEAIPDVSGKVLSGTLEALSDAGLVKRTVVSDSPLRVEYQLTEAGRDMEPIFEALAVWGTRHLESTTPTVLLADADRRITGMYSEWLTDRYTVSRVHDGDELEDSLDDAVDVVLFDEGLPGVDPYELSEIVGSEYRTIALVGDRPGVDLLELDCDDVLRKPTVRESILEAIDEQLNRQGEPAEKRERTALAERLALLESIYPTERLESDEAYVEARRQLEELEV